In Maridesulfovibrio sp., the genomic stretch GGTCAGGGTGTTTGCTGTGGCGTTATATTTCACATGCGGCAGGCGCCCGGTGACGTACTCGGCCATTTCCGGGCTGACCCGTGTTGCGAGAACGTTATTGTGTTCGCACATGTGTTCAAAAATATCTCCGACCTGCTGCGGTGTTTTGCCTGCGCCGTAGATCACTTCCGGGAAGCCGTTCCGCAAGCCGCGGTGATGGTCGATCTTGGTGTGGCCGATGTCCTGATAGGGCAGGTCGCGCAAGCTCTCCAAGCCCTGATCCACATCCATGCTGCCTTCTTTTACGGCATTCAATATATTTTTAAGGTTGTCATTGGTCATATTTGTGCCTCCATTGCAGGCCTCCGATGGCCTAGCGGAGCGTGGATTTGATGCGCTGCCGCGCTTTTGTTGAAATGATTTTGCCTCCGGCGGCTCAAACCCTTTTTGAAAAAAGGGTTTGAGAATCCCAAAAACTTTTAACAGGGTTTCGCCGTTTTATATGACAAACTGTTATGCTTTCATATTCAGGCTGCCCATCTGGTAGCCGCCTAAGTCCAGAGTCACGTACCTGTAGCCGAACCCTTTTAATGTGTTGTTAACATCGTATGTTTCGTTCGCCTTAATGAAATCCTGCAATTGCTCTGCCGGTATTTCGATACGCGCTATTTCACCATGATGGCGCACCCGCACGGCAGGAAAGCCCGCTTTCATGAGAAATACTTCTGCTTTTTCGACCTGTCGTAAAGCTTCGTCGGTGACTTCCGTGTCAACGGGCATACGTGAAAGCAGGCAGGCGAATGACGGCTTATCCCATGTGGGCAGATCGAATCTGCGGGAAAGTTCCCGGATTTCAGCCTTGGTCAATTCAGCTTCAACAAACGGGCTGCGTATTTCAAGTTCGCGCAGGGCTTTGATGCCGGGGCGGTAATCGCTGAGGTCGTCGATATTGGTCCCCTCAAGGACGTGTTCGACATTCCTTTGCTTAGCCAACTCCAGCAACTTGGTGAACAGTATTTTCTTGCAGGTGTAGCAGTGCTCCTGTGGATTGGTGCGCAGCTCTGCTGGAAATTCCATTTCCAGCCGCACCTGCTCCACACCCAGCTTTTGCGCAAATTCTTTTGCCTCTACCTGTTCCCATTGCGGGACATAGGGAGTCGCGATGGAAGCCGCAATGGCTTTATCCCCAAGGGCCTGCCTGGCAGCAAGAAGCAGCAGACTGCTATCCACTCCGCCGGAAAAAGCGATAACAGCACCGCCGGTTTCAGCAAGAAAATCAAGTAATCTGTTATATTTTAAAGTCAGCTCGTCCATGAAATTAACCGAAGAAAACAACTAAAAGTTTTTGGGATTCTTGCACCAGCCCTAAGGCGAGCGTTCTTTCCGCGAGTCTTAGGGCTGGCGACAGTGGAACAAACCATTTTTTCAAAAAGAGTTTAAGCCGCCGGATGCAAACAAAAGCATCTATGTTAAATTTTACGAACTTTCCCGATCTGCAAATACACTTCACTCAGTGGGATTCCGTGCTGCTTTGCAAGTGCCCGGCAATCTTCTAGTTCGGGCTTTGAGCGGACGATTTTCCCATCAAGAATGGCATTTTTCATGGTCACGGTTCCAAGCGGCGTTTCCAGCTTGTCGAATGAGATGCCTAGGACGGTTTTTTCGATATCAATGCTTTTTATGCCCAGCGTGGTGGTGTGCTTGAATATCAACCGCTTGAATTTCTCTTCGTCCTCTGCGGAGCAGAGTAGGGAAAGGGTTGTCGCGGGCCGGTTCTTTTTCATGACGATTGGTGTGAAATGCACATCCATAGCGCCGTCTTCCATGAGTTGTTCCAGCGCTGCCCCAAGCATTTCCCCGGTCATGTCGTCGATGTTGCATTGCAGCATACGAGACGGGACCATGGGCAGGGAACTGGCTTGTTCCTCAACTTTAGCCAGCTGCACCCGAAGCACGTTGGGGATTTCGTTATCCCGGTGGCCGATACCGTAAGCCGTTTTCTGCACTATCATGCGCGGTGATTCTGAAAAATTGTCTACAAGTTCGGCAAGTATGGCCGCTCCGGTGGGCGTGGTTGTCTCCTTGGGAACAGCACCCTGCGTTGTCGGCTTCCCGGCAAGAATTTCAGATGTAGCCGGGGCGGGTACGGGCATTTTACCGTGCGCACAATCGACAAATCCACCGCCCAGCTCAATGGCCGAACTCCATACCGCGTCAATTTCAAGTTCATGAAAGCAGACCGCAGCACCGACAATATCTATGATTGAATCGGTCGCTCCAACTTCATGGAAATGAACTTCGTAAAGTGTGCTGCCGTGGATTTTGGCTTCGGCTTCGGCAACCCGTTTGAAAATGGCGAGACTGGTGGCTTTAACCTTGTTGCTGAGGCTGCTGGAGCTGATCATCTCTTCGATATCTTTCAGATTGCGGTGTTCATGATGATGGCTGTGATTATGGTCATGGTGGCTGTGCCCATGTCCATGTCCGTGCTCGTGATGATGCCCGCAGTGAGTATGCTCTTCATGCGAATGGCCGTGAGGTTGGGTGTGCTCACCATCATGGTTGTGGTGATGTGCGTGGGCCAATTCTACATCAACGCGGGTTCCGAAAATCCCTTTGCGGGAATCACGTGAAATTTTGAGGGAGAATTCATCTTCGATTCCGAGTTTGGCAAGTTCGGTTTTGACTACTTCCGGGTCAACACCCAGATCAATCATGGCGGCGAGGTTCATGTCACCGCTGATGCCTGAAAAACAATCGTAGTAAAGTATATTCATTTTGGATGCCGTTTAATGCGGGTGCCGTAATTCCGGCACCCGCACAAAGATGGTTTATTTTAGCTTCTGCCTACCAGAGCGTTAACCTTGGTCTGCATATTATCCTGTTCAAAGTAGTCGACGACCCGTTTGAGCTGTTCTGGAATGGCAATGTGCTGAGGGCAATGCTCCTCACACTGTCCGCATTCAACACACTGGGAGGCATATGCAGATTCACCTGCCATTTCTTTACTTAATAAAACGGCATACTGGTATTTTAAGTGTTCTGCTTTGTCCTTGAACATATGGGCACTGTTGAAAAGTTCAAAACAACCCGGGATTCTAACTCCAACGGGGCAGGGCATACAGTATGCGCAACCGGTGCAGGGAACCTGCATGAGTTCCTTGTACCTTGCAGACACGCGGTCCACAATAGCTAGTTCGGCATCGGTCAGGGAGTTTGCTTCCGCTTCTGCTGCAATGGCAAGGTTTTGTTTGATGTGGTCGTCATTGTTCATACCGGAAAGAACTACTGTAACTTCCGGGTGGTTCCAGACCCAGCGCAATGCCCATTCTACCGGAGCACGCTTAATTTCGGCTTCATCAAAGATATCCTGAACACCGTCTGGTGGGGTGGGGGCGCTCAGGTTGCCTCCGCGCAGAGGCTCCATGATCATGACTGCGAGGTCTTTTGAAGCTGCGTATTTAAGCCCGGAAGTTCCGGCCTGATTCTCAGTGTCCAGAAAGTTGTACTGAATCTGGCAGAAGGTCCAGGGATAGGCATCCACAATGCGTTTGAAATCTTCGGGAACTCCGTGGAAGGAGAAGCCGGCGTATTTGATTTTGCCGGACTCAAGGGCTTTGTCCAGAAAATCCTTTATGCCCAGCTCAACGCAACGGTCCCATGAATTGCCTTCAACCGCGTGGATCAGGTAGTAGTCGATACAGTCCACGTCGAGGCGCTTGAGCTGTTCGTCCAGAATCTCGTCCATATGTTCGCGGGATTCGACCAGAAACTGAGGTAGTTTGTCCGCAATGACAACTTTTTCACGGTAGCCGTCCTTGAGAGCTTTACCTACAATAACTTCACTTTTTCCGCCGTGATAGGGCCATGCTGTGTCAACATAGTTCACGCCGTTGTCGATACTTTCACGTATCTGGGCGATGGCTTTTTCTTCATCAATTGTTTTGCTGTCTATCATGGGCAGACGCATTGCGCCGAAGCCCAGAATGGAGAGTTCTTCCCCTGTTTTAGGAACTTTACGGTAGAGCATATTAGTCTTCCTTGCTTTGCATTGGTTGGTTTGTAAAAAATGCCGGTAAGTGGCGTGCGTTAAAGAGTAAGTATACATTAATCAGCCAATTCTTGATCAGACAAATATCTGAATCATAGCGGGATTGCGCTCATAAATTTATCTTATGGGTTTCTTTGTGGAGGGTATATTTCATTGCTTTGTTTTTCTGTAAGTAGGTATGGACTTGAAATTATGGTGTTTATCTAGATAAAAGCAATATGTTGAGTTGTATAAAGCAGTATATTACGACTACGCAATATATTGTGCGTGGTTGAGGGATCTTTTAAATACGCTCCCTGTATCCTGCGTTTGGGTATGGGATAATTTGAGATTCCCGATCATGCCAACAGATAAGATCGATATAACAATAAGATGGATATTTCAAAAATGCGTAAAATTCTTTTAGGCAGGATTCTTTTGTTCTTCCTGCTGACGCTGGTTGCCGGATGCGGGCTGAAGCGTAACCCTATCCCGGTCGAGATGCAGTCCGATGCCTGCCTGCCAGGTTATGATGAAGTCCGCTTTTTCGGGGATACCACCCCAAAGCATATGGATAAGGTCATGGAGAAATGGGCGGAGATGGGCAAAAATAATCAGCTTCCCGATGAGATCAGTTTTCTGTCCTTATCCGGAGGGGGAGCGGATGGGGCTTTCGGAGCTGGATTTCTGTGCGGCTGGACCGCTCGGGGGGACCGGCCCACCTTCGGTCTGGTTACCGGGGTCAGCACCGGGGCGCTCATAGCACCCTTTGCTTTTATGGGTGCGGATTATGATCCTTTCATTGAAATGTTTTACACTACTTTCGGGACCAGTGATCTTGTACAACAGCGTTCCTATATGGAGGCAATTTCCGGCGATTCCGTTTACAGTACCAAGCCGCTGAAGGATGCCTTAAAGAGGTTTTTAAATTCTGAATTCATAGCTAAAATAGCTGTAGAGCACCGTAAAGGGCGCAGGCTCTTGATTGGTACCACCAATCTTGATGCCATGCGGCCAGTTTATTGGGATATCGGGGCGTTGGCCCAGTATGGTACTCCTGAAGCGGATCAGATTATCCGGGATGTTATCCTTGCCTCTGCTTCAGTTCCGGTGGCTTTTCCGCCGGTTTACTTCAAAGTTAAAGCGCGTGGTAAGGTCTATGATGAGATGCATGTCGACGGCGGCGTCTGTAATCAGGTTTTCTCCTATCCGCCCAGTGTCCATTTAGCGGAGGAGTTGGATAAAATCGGAGAGACAAGGAAAATAACTCTCTATGTTATCCGCAATGATGCCCTTATTACCGATGGTGTGCAGGTTGAGCCATATATCGCAGGCATAGCCGCGCGCTCTCTTGCCGGGCTGATCAGGAATCAGGGTATCGGTGATCTCTACCGCATGTATTACACCGCGGAACGGGACGGTATTGATTTTAAACTGACGTTTATACCTCCGGACTATAAGGAAAAATCTGACGAATTATTCAGTCCGGTCTACATGAGCAAACTGTTTGTTCTGGGAAAAAGTATGGCTCAATCTTCTAAGCCGTGGCATACCGCTCCGCCTTCAACCGCAGCCCGCAAAGGCCCGGATGCTATTCCGGCGGAAATCATTATTAAATGATGTAGCTAAATCGATAAAACTTATTTATATCACAATAAATTTATACAAACCATGAGCGGTAATCCCGGCTTTAGTGCCGTGTTAACGGAGTTGCATTCATGAGTAAGGTCGATGTCATAATCAGTGTCTGCGGAAAGCCTTTGCAAACTTGTCTGGCTCTTCTTTCCCTTGAACGGGCCAGCGGGCAGCATATCGATAAAATTTATTTTATTGAGGAAAACACGCAGACTAAAGGCATTGATGCAGGGAGCCACCAGTATGTGCTGGATGTTCTGGCGCACAAAATAGAATACTTTATGCCTAAGTATTGGAATTATTGCTTTCCCATTGAATGGGACCGGGTGAATGATGAGGAGTACCGCCACTCTGTACGTTACCAGTACGGCTGGGAGAAGAGTGACAAAGATTATGTTCTGATCATCCATAATGACGCAATTTTCCGTAAAGATATCATCGGGGCTATGGTCGAGGGTATTGGCGATCATGTGGCCGCCGGGCATATCGGGCAGTGCTGGTATTGCCCAGCCGCCTTTTCCGGGAAATGCACGCCGGATACCTACATGGATTATCGTCCTGATTTTCGGGAACTGGTCGAGCTGTATCGCGGTGCCCAGCCGCCGGAAGGCAAGCAGGTCCGCGCCTACCACCTTCCGCGGATGCACGAGATCTTTTTCAAGCAGCCCTGGCCCCTGCCGGAATGCCGGGTCAATGAGTGGTGCTGTCTGGTCAATATGAAAATAGCCCGCAAGATGACTATGCCTATCGGCAAGGTTACGCCTTTCGGGGCTTTCATTAATGTGGGCAAGCAGATTCTGGATGTGGGCTGCCAATGGTTCCGGGAAATGCACCTGCGCAATAAAACATGTCTAAATTTCGACATCTATAAGTATATGTACCACGATGTTCCTCCAACCGGACAGCCTACACTTATTGATAAAGACCGCTATCGGGATAAGGAACTGATCGCCCTTGATGTACTGCGTGATGAGTTTGATTATCCAGAATAAGGGCTGCATTTACTCATGTAATTTAAATCCCCGCCGGTTTACTCCGACGGGGATTTTTTGTTTTTATATCAGGTAGTGGGCCCATAAATATGAAAGAGGCATGACCAATAACAGTGCTGGAATCATGTTCGCCACTGGGAATTGTTTGATACCACAGATTCGAAAACCAGTGGCCAGCATGATCAGGCCACCGCAGGAAGAAAAATCAGCCAGCATGTCGGGCGTTGTCAGTGGAAGAATCATTGTTGCACCTGCGAAAAGCAACCCCTGAACAATGAATTGCGGGAGAACCAGAATCCCTACAGTGAAGCCCATGGTGGAGGCGAATATGGGAGCGGTGAACAAATCAAGAATTGATTTGACGATAAGCAGTGTCGGGTCTCCGGTCATGCCCTCGGTCATAGCGCCGTATATTCCGGTTCCGCTCATGCAGAAAAGTACCAGCAGGGCCACGAATTTATCCAGAAATTCTTCCTGACCCATGTCAGCACTTGGACGGGTGAGTTTTTCAATTATCACCCGAGCCTTAGATGCGCTGTTTTGGATCAATGTTTCCAATTGGATAATTTCGCCCAGCAATGACCCGACAACCAGTGCCAGCATAACCGGGGCCAGCAATTTGACTTTAACAATCATCGCCACGCCCAGACCCATGGAGGCACAGCCGAAAACCATGGGCATACGGGTGCGTATATTGTTGTTTAGTTTCGGTCCAATAATAGCCCCGGCAACACTGCCGATTAGCAGTGCCGCTCCATTAATAATAGGTCCAGTCATTTTTATATCCTTTGATTGGTCGCCCTTTGGCAGACAAAGTCATATTGAGAGAGGTGGGTTGAATCAAATAGAGTGAAGGATTGGAAATCAGGAAGTAAATCCGAATTCTGTCTTTGATTTTGTATAAAAGATGCGTTGTCCAGCTTCTTTCAGGCGTGACATTAGTCTGGCGCATTCGTCTTCGGTCACGGCCATGGTCACAAGCTGGGGTTGGTCTTCAAGATCGAAATAGTTTCCTGAGTGAAATCGTCCGTCATGGCCGAAGCCCTCTTTTCCGTTGAAGAGGGTTGCTCCGCGTATTCCTGCTTTGCGGGCTTCTTCCACAATCCAGTCCGCCAGAGGGATTCCATCCTGTTCGCGGTTTTGCTGGGTGAAAAATGTAATTAAGTAGCCGTTCATCATATATCCTGTTTCTTTTAGTTTAGGCGCTAGGACAAGAGTTATGGCAGAACCGGAATCAGAACAATGATGCGGGTCACTAAAGAATAAGAATATCAGATTATGAAAAAAGGACTGGATGCTGTTTCGTCCAGCTGTTCTTTATTCAGAATGCTTATGCTCCCCCGCGATTTGGATACTATTCCAGCTTCTTGTATTTTGGATATGACTCTGGCTGCGCTTTCACGTGACGTTCCGACCATCTCAGCTAAGTCTTCGTTTGTAAGGGGGAGTTCAGAACCGATGCGGGTTGACAGCATGCTTAGAACATTAAGAATCCGACTTTCCACGCTTTCATCGATTAGGTCGATGATGCGTGTATATGCCCCGTCGAGAAGATTTCCCATTGTCCCCAGTATGCCCATGGCTACAGGCGGGTTAGCTTCCACCCAGTCTCTGAATTCATGACAGGGAATAGTGATGATGGATGAATCTTCAACTACGCGGGCTGTAAAAAGTCTTTGTCCGGATTTGAAACAGGTAATTCCATTAAGGGTCATCCCCTGTGTGGCTATCAGGTAGGTAAATGATTTTCCGGAAAGTGAGCTTTTTGACAGAATTACTTTTCCTGCCTCAACCAGACAGAAGTTATCTGACTTATCCCCGGCTTTAAAAATTAGTTCACCTTTACGGAATTCCCTGCGCTGAGCTTTAGACGCAAGTATAAGCAGTTCTTTAACTTCGGCCCGATTCAGATTTATGTCTGTCTGTAGGGCGGCAAGTATTTGTTTTGTATTGCTATCAGTTGACGACATATTTTCTGGGCTCTTGAATAAAAAATATATTTATATTTTTCTAGTGGTGTTTTTAATTACGGTAAACCGTGTTCCGGCAATTTACTCGAACTATCTGTAAACTTTTATCCATATTTGCGTGCTGAAAAAACTTTTTTGGGGTGCATTATAAGTATTAATTCATGGTTGTTTACATAAATCACGCTATTGTCTATCTTTATGGTAGTTATTTTATTATTAATGATCAATCTCTTGATTCTTATTGCCCGGTAGGATGCACCTGATGCCCCTTAATAAATATTTTTTAGTTGTTCTGCTGGTCCTTTTTGCGCAGTTTTCTTTTGCAGCGGAACAGGACCCGAAGCCATTGACCATTACTTACTGTGAAGACTGCCAGCCCTTTGAGTTCCGCAACAGGGATGGAAATGCAGATGGACTCATAATGGATTACTGGAAGTTATGGTCGGAAAAGACCGGGGTGAAAATAAATTATAAACCGGGCATATGGAAAGAGACCCTGCGTATGGTTCGCGAGGGTGAAGTCGATGCGCATGCCGGACTGTTCTTCAGTAAAGAGCGTGATAATTATCTTCAATTCGGTTCGACGCTGGGGCGCGGGGATACTGATGTTTTTTACCACAAGGCCCTGCCCCTGGAGGACAGTGGTGATATTTCAGCTTATCGGATCGGGGTCCTTGCCGGAGACATTGCAGGTGATTTGCTGCGTATAAAACATCCGGATGCTATTCTTGTGGAGTATCCCGATTATGCTGCCCTGATGGCTGATCTTGAAAACGGAAAGTTACAGGTGTTTGTTGCCGAGACCCTTGTGGGGCTTTCGTACCTGCGGCAACACGGTCTGATTTCAAAATTCAAGTATAAGGCAGGGCAGCCTCTTTACCGTAACGATTGGAAAGTCGCTGTGCCGGAAGGGCATGATCATACTCTGGCGGTCATTGATAAAGGCATGAAGCTGGTCAGTGCTGAGGAGAGACGCAACATAAACCGGAAATGGGTGGCTGCATCCAAGGGGCGCGATCCGGACAGCCTTAGCATTGCTGTTGATCGGGATTATCCGCCTTTCTCCCTGCTGAATCCGGCAGGTGAGCCAATCGGTATGCTGGTTGATTTATGGAAAGCGTGGAGCGAGTATACCGGAATTTCGGTGGATTTTATTCCAGATAGTTGGACCGGAAGCATGGAGGCTGTTCTCAACGGAAATGCTGATATTCACTCCGGGCTGTTCCGTTCAAAGGAACGGGACGAATTTTTCAAATTTTCACGACCGTTATTCAGAGTTGATACGGGGCTGTTTTACCGTGCGGACCGTATTTCCCCCGGTAGTCTGGAAGAAATGGACGGTAAAAAGGTAGCTGTGTTGGAAGGGTCCTTTCAGCATAATTATCTGAAAAAGAATTTTCCAAGGATAACGGCTGTTCCTTTCCCGAACGGCGAGTCCATGATACTGGCGGTGCTCAAAGACAGAGTTGACGCATTGCTGCATGAGGTCCTACCGGTTGCGGCTGAGCTGGAAGGCTGGCAGATGAAAGGGGCTTTGCTGAAAGTTAGGGATAATATTCTATCAAATAATATCAGGGCCGGGTTTCTCACAAGCAGGCCGGAATTGCAGCAGAAAATTGATTCAGGGTTTAAGAGTATTCCTTATGATGTCTATGCTGATATTGAGCAGCGTTGGATTTCGGATCCGAAAGAACGTTATTACTCGTCCGACAGCAAAGCATCCAGGCTGACTGTTGAAGACCTGAGTTGGCTTGACGCACATCCGAAAATAACCGTTGCAATCATGAATGCCTGGCCGCCGCTGGATTTTGTAAATGAACGCGGCGGACCTGAAGGGCTGGGCGTAGATTACATCAGTCTGCTCAATAAGAGACTGGGTGGCCGGTTGGAAATAGTTCCCGGTCCGTTCAAGGAGAACCTTGAGGCAGTTAAGGAAAAACGCATTGACGCCCTGATGGATGTCTCCCCGAAAAAAGACCGTGAATCGTACCTTGAATTTACAGACCCGTACATAGTCATCCCGCATGTGATAGTCGGGCGTACTGATGCTCCTGAATTCAAGGATGAGAAGGATCTTTCCGATAAGTCCATCGCTCTGGAACGCGGATTCTTCAATGTAAAGTATTTCAGGGAAAATTACCCCCGTGCTCGGGTTAAAGTATATCCTGATACCCTTGCGGCCTTGGAAGCTGTCTCACTTGGCGAGGCTGACGCTTATGTCGGGAACCGTGCGGTAGCGATACACCTCATTGAACGCAATCTGCTTACCAATCTGGAAGTTCATGGTAAAACAAAGAATAAAGGTTCTGTGTTAGCCATCGGTGTACGCAAGGACTGGGTGGAGCTGGCAGGTATTTTGGACCGGGCTTTAAAGTCAATCAGCAGCAAGGAAGAACACGAGATTCTTAAAAAATGGACTGGGGAAGAAAATCAGCGCAAGGTTAGGCTTAGCCGTGATGAACAGCTCTGGCTGCGGAGAAGTCCTGTTGTTCATTTCAGCGTTGATCCGGATTGGCTTCCATTGGAACGTATTGTTCCCGGCTCACGGCATTATGAGGGTATTTCCGCTGATCTCTTGCATCTTGTGGCCGAACGGACAGGGCTTTACCTTGAACTTGCGCCTACGGATAGCTGGGGAGAATCAGTTGCAGCAGTGAAAGACGGTAGGACCGACATGTTGGCCGCTGCAAGTGAAACAGAAGAACGCAGGCAGTTCCTCAACTTTTCAAATCCCTACATCAGGCTTTCAGAGATTGTGGTTGTAAGGCAGGAAATGCCTTTTATTTCGAGTCTTGATGATCTGGCAGGGATGAAGATCGGAGTAAGTGAGGGTAATGCAGCCCACAAATATCTGGAAGAGAACTATCCTGATTTGAAGTTGATTCCTGTTTCCGGAGCCTTGAACGGGCTGAAGATGGTTGAAGAAGGTAAGACTGACGGATACGTGGGCACGCTTGAGGTTCTCGGATATCTGATCAACCAGAATAGTCTTTATAATCTAAAAGTGGCCCTGCAACTGCCTATTACCCGGCAGCTGCGTTTTGCTGTGCGCAAACAGATGTCGCCATACCTGATTTCTATCCTGAACAAAGGAATTGATTCTATCACCGAAAGGGAATCTGAGGCCGTCATCCGCAAGTGGATCAGCCTGCGGGTTGATGGCGGTGTTGATCTTTGGGTGGTGGCCCGGATTATACTTGTTGTCGGAGGTGTTGTCGGAGTTATCTTTTTTGTTGTCGTCCGCGCCAACAGGCGTCTTGCAGGGGAAGTGCAGATGCGTAAAAAGGCGGAACTGGAGATGCTTAAGGCACGGGATAAGGCCGAAGAGGCCACGAGGGCCAAGAGTGATTTCCTGGCCCGTATGAGTCACGAGATCAGAACTCCCATGAACGCCATCATCGGCATGAGCCATCTTGTGCTGCAAACTGAGCTAACCGCAAAACAGCATGATTACTTGAGCAAAATAAGGGCAGGAGCCAATAATCTGCTTGGTATTATCAATGATATTCTTGATTTTTCAAAGATTGAGGCCGGAAGGATGGATATGGAAAATGTCCCGTTCCGCCTTGATGAAATTATGGATAACCTTGCAAATATTGTGGCAATCAAGGCTGAAGAAAAAGGACTGGAAGTCCTTTTCCATGTTGCATCAGATGTCCCCAACCATCTGGTCGGCGATCCTCTTCGTCTGGGGCAGGTGCTGATAAATCTGACCAATAACGCCACAAAGTTTACCGAAGAAGGGGACATTGTCATCTCTGTTGAAAAGCAGGAAGAGTCGGAAGAAAGCGTGATCCTTGCTTTTTCTGTCATTGATTCAGGCATAGGCATGACCGAGGAGCAGATAAGTAAACTTTTCGAGTCTTTTTCACAGGCGGATGACTCCACGACACGTAAATATGGCGGAACCGGGCTGGGTCTGGTTATCTGTAAACGTATTGTGGAAATGATGGATGGAACTATCTGGGTGGAAAGCAAACCGGAACATGGCTCAACGTTCGCGTTTACTGTTGTGCTGGGCAAAGGTGAAAGAATTGAGGCCAGCTACCTTCCTGCCGCTGATCTGCGTGGGCTGCATGCTTTGGTGGTGGATGACAATCCAACGGCACAGGCGATTTTAGCAGAAGCCTTGGAAAGTATGAGTTTTAAAGTCGATTCTGCCTCATCTGGACTGGAAGGACTGGAATTTATTGAACGGGCTTACAGGGAAGATACGCCCTATGAACTTGTTCTGCTGGACTGGAAGATGCCCGGTATAGACGGCATAGAGACTGCCCGCAGGATAGAGAAACTGGGCGGGAAAAATTTACCGAAAATTTTAATGGTCACCGCTTATGGCCGTGAAGAGATCATGGAGAAGGCTCAGGAAGCCGGGTTGGATGCCTTTTTGATTAAACCTGTGAACCAGTCGGTTCTTTTCGATACGATTATGGATGTCTTCGGTCATGATGTGGAACGTAAAGCGAAACGCCATTTTCAGTCTTCCAGGGACCCTGAAGGACTTGTTAATATTCGAAATGCAAAAATACTTTTGGCTGAAGACAATGAGATAAATCAGCAGATTGCCGTGGAGCTTCTTGAGAAAGCAGGAATGCTGGTGGATCTGGCCTGCAATGGTCTAGAAGCTGTGCGCAATGCTTTGGATAATAAATACGATCTAATTCTCATGGACATCCAGATGCCTGAGCTTGATGGGCTTTCCGCTGCTTCCGAAATTAGGGCGCAAGGAAAAAATGCTGAAGAGCTTCCTATCGTCGCCATGACCGCCCATGCCATGACCGGGGATCGTGAAAAGAGCCTTGAATCCGGCATGAATGATCACATAAC encodes the following:
- a CDS encoding transporter substrate-binding domain-containing protein, which encodes MPLNKYFLVVLLVLFAQFSFAAEQDPKPLTITYCEDCQPFEFRNRDGNADGLIMDYWKLWSEKTGVKINYKPGIWKETLRMVREGEVDAHAGLFFSKERDNYLQFGSTLGRGDTDVFYHKALPLEDSGDISAYRIGVLAGDIAGDLLRIKHPDAILVEYPDYAALMADLENGKLQVFVAETLVGLSYLRQHGLISKFKYKAGQPLYRNDWKVAVPEGHDHTLAVIDKGMKLVSAEERRNINRKWVAASKGRDPDSLSIAVDRDYPPFSLLNPAGEPIGMLVDLWKAWSEYTGISVDFIPDSWTGSMEAVLNGNADIHSGLFRSKERDEFFKFSRPLFRVDTGLFYRADRISPGSLEEMDGKKVAVLEGSFQHNYLKKNFPRITAVPFPNGESMILAVLKDRVDALLHEVLPVAAELEGWQMKGALLKVRDNILSNNIRAGFLTSRPELQQKIDSGFKSIPYDVYADIEQRWISDPKERYYSSDSKASRLTVEDLSWLDAHPKITVAIMNAWPPLDFVNERGGPEGLGVDYISLLNKRLGGRLEIVPGPFKENLEAVKEKRIDALMDVSPKKDRESYLEFTDPYIVIPHVIVGRTDAPEFKDEKDLSDKSIALERGFFNVKYFRENYPRARVKVYPDTLAALEAVSLGEADAYVGNRAVAIHLIERNLLTNLEVHGKTKNKGSVLAIGVRKDWVELAGILDRALKSISSKEEHEILKKWTGEENQRKVRLSRDEQLWLRRSPVVHFSVDPDWLPLERIVPGSRHYEGISADLLHLVAERTGLYLELAPTDSWGESVAAVKDGRTDMLAAASETEERRQFLNFSNPYIRLSEIVVVRQEMPFISSLDDLAGMKIGVSEGNAAHKYLEENYPDLKLIPVSGALNGLKMVEEGKTDGYVGTLEVLGYLINQNSLYNLKVALQLPITRQLRFAVRKQMSPYLISILNKGIDSITERESEAVIRKWISLRVDGGVDLWVVARIILVVGGVVGVIFFVVVRANRRLAGEVQMRKKAELEMLKARDKAEEATRAKSDFLARMSHEIRTPMNAIIGMSHLVLQTELTAKQHDYLSKIRAGANNLLGIINDILDFSKIEAGRMDMENVPFRLDEIMDNLANIVAIKAEEKGLEVLFHVASDVPNHLVGDPLRLGQVLINLTNNATKFTEEGDIVISVEKQEESEESVILAFSVIDSGIGMTEEQISKLFESFSQADDSTTRKYGGTGLGLVICKRIVEMMDGTIWVESKPEHGSTFAFTVVLGKGERIEASYLPAADLRGLHALVVDDNPTAQAILAEALESMSFKVDSASSGLEGLEFIERAYREDTPYELVLLDWKMPGIDGIETARRIEKLGGKNLPKILMVTAYGREEIMEKAQEAGLDAFLIKPVNQSVLFDTIMDVFGHDVERKAKRHFQSSRDPEGLVNIRNAKILLAEDNEINQQIAVELLEKAGMLVDLACNGLEAVRNALDNKYDLILMDIQMPELDGLSAASEIRAQGKNAEELPIVAMTAHAMTGDREKSLESGMNDHITKPIDPNLLMEMLVKWIKPGQRDLPDGYTSVTELTERVLADSSLPLEGLPGVNVNSGLVKVSGNRELYRKLLKQFRARYLGATEDIRRQLGAEDREKATRTAHTLKGVSANLGADDLSHAAGEVERALRAGKKSIDALLQEMSYQMVIVEKSLDKLLLSTDNDDLNNENAELKVDAERNGGPDLEELKAQLEKFIVLVDENVAQAMDLAAVIGEMLSGTDMAGSAVKIIQAMDDFETDDARDEARALLESLAGEHG